ACTACAGAAAGGGAGCACGGGAAAGAAGCTCTGCAAAACAGTCCTCTTTCAGgggtgtgcgtgcgtgcgtgtgtgtgagagagagagagagagagagagagggtaacaaatcattttaaattgtttcttcACCTTACTATAATAACTATCTGTTTCTGCATCTTTATCATATTTACagtgtgtgatttataaaatatcttatatactatatattgattgattgattgattgattgattgattgattgattgattgattgatttttaCTGTATAGCTTACATggttaaaataaagaaaaacattctcTAGGACCAAGGTGGTACTCAGCAGTGCCAGCACTCAATTCAAAGGCTTAAGATCAAATGGATCTGAGGGGAAAGTGTTTTCAGCTGTCGGCTCGAGACCATCTAgtccagtggttttcaatcttgtcctaggggacccactgccctgcacattttgcatgtctcccttatctaacacacctgattcagatcatcagctcattaagggagagattcatgaacagaactgggtgtgtcagttaagggagacatacaaaatgtgcagagctgtgggtccccaaggacaagattgaaaaccactgatctagtcTGTCTCAGTTGGGTTCAGGCCGACAGAGTCATTCAGGAAGCTAAAAGAGTTCTGCTGGACAGCTCAGATTTTAGCCAGATATAAGATAAAGAAATCCTGGATGATGTAATTCAACTTGATGTATTTGTTGTAAAGTTCATGGATTACTTGGCATCCACAGCCATCTGTGTGTTTATTGCTTTGTCCAGCATTCTTTTATGGAGCATCCTTTACCGCTGCATGTTTTTGATGTCAGATCTTATGCTACCTTATTCAATGTTACTAAACTCTTCAAATGTTTGGAGTTTACtaaataattttaatgttaCTTTATTCAGACATGTTTTAAGGTGGGAAATATAATCAATTTGAGTTTGTCTCTATTAATCTTATATCATAGCTGATCACTTTGAATCAGATGTGTTAGATGTGGAAGACATCCTAAACGTGCAGCGGTAAACTGAAGTTTAGGATCTCTGCTATAGACCATGAtgatttatttgtgtgtttataattCAATGAGactacatttattttacttgtttaataaatgtaggtttttattttataatcatttaatTTATACACTTTTATGTGATATAAAATCAAATTTGCGGTTTATGAATTGTTGTCAAACTGATGTTGGATTTTCTATGGATggttttcagcgtgcggccccccttgtgtacagtgcatttttcGTGGCCCCCCggaagaaaatttatgacaaaaacaaacaaaacatataaaattatacctagtagtgctgttggttagttggcttattactattattatttttaggtttaattacaccgaattcatgataaatgaatgtattttataaaatgtcataaaactgagGACCCCCTgacaccatctcgcggcccccctttgaaaaccactggcctAAAGGATTactcaataaaaaaacaacaacgatcATTTACccaccccatgtcatccaaaaagTTAATgggttttctttgttcagtcgagaagaaattacattttttttatttttctcaatttaatggactttattggaccccaacaatttactgtttaaatgcagtttaaaatgttagtttcaaCACAgattcaaagggctctaaaagatcccaaacgaggcataagggtcttatctagcaaaaccattgtcatttttggcaagaaaaatgaaaaaatatgtacttttaaacagTGCTGGGCAGTAGCTTCACTACAAGTAGCGAAGCTAGTAGTTTAACTACATTTTTCAGTAGCTTGGCGGTAGCTTAGCTGCTTTCTAAatcaaatagcttttcagtAGCTAAGCTCTTTTTTTGACCAAGTAGTGAGGTAGCTTCCACACAAACTACAATTTTCCAAACATTTCTGAAGTCATCCCGAATTTGAGAATAAGCGCGTCATTTGAATCGACACAGGATGATTTTCGAGTTATGCAGCCTTCAGTCATACAAAACATTACCACTCGCATTCTGCGAAGACTCGTGCTCTACCTCTGACTGGGTTATGtcaccaagccaagctaatataaaaacatgtaataaatattacaattgaaactattaatagaatgtgctttggcgggcacctcacagactctgtgcaggcTACCTGGGGGCccacgttggagacccctgtgttaagatatgtcagggcaaggtgtttttgaataaaggcagctcaaacatggaTTTTATTCTGGGAGTAGGATAAGTCCAGCAAACAGCCCCAAAATGTGAAGTACCTAGGCCTACATCGTGCTTGTATTGCCTATAATTACCAAAATTATAAAttgaaactgaataaataattaaataataaaactggttaaaaataaaaaactagcTTGGATGTAGCAAGCTACTATTGATGTAGCTTAGCTTGCTACATTTCCCAGGGGGGTAGCTGCATACCAGTGGAGCTAAAagctttgtttatgttgttactgctgaaaccttCTAAACTTCAGACCCCATGTAAAAGTCGGAGAGGTGACCTTTTCCAAGTCATGTTTCACCTTCACACATATTATTTTGTCTAAACACTATGCAACCATTAGGGCATCTGAGGTCGTGCTGGAGCTTGTTGAGTCACACTTAGTTTTTCAATGGCCACTTGACTATAACATTTGACATTCACTAGCAATTCTCACTTCTCATGTCACCCATACTTATCATAATAAGATGGTTATTATCTCAATTCTTAACTGGAATAATGTTAGCCAAATCACTGTACACTCCACAGATGAACCACTATAAGATCAAAGGTACAACAATGTAAACTCTATTTAGTAATGGGCACGCTTCTCATGCATATGtttgaatattaaaatcaccctAATACTGCAATGTATTTAAACTATTATGAACAAGGCACGTCATTTGCATAATAAAACACATGCAGTGTACCTATAGTGCGGTAGATGGCAGTAAACGCAATTTTAAGCTGATACTCGCTCTGTGAATCATCATAGAAGAAGCTGTTTGCGTAGTCGAGCTCTTCAGTAGTTTATCAAAATTCACCACAGTTTTTGCTTTACTGATATCATTTCAAAGACTTACTCTTGACAACAGGtaaaaactcacttttttattgtaataaaaCCGGCCACAAATAAGAAAGTAATTTCTAAGAGGTTTTGTCTTTCTACATAGCTAGCGTTAGCCTCTAGCGTGTTAAACTTGATTTATTCCTCTAAAATAATCATCGGATTTAAGCACTTTTTATCTGTTTTCTTCAACATAccactttaaaaatatttttttaacgcGCAAGATTACAAGAAAGACTTAAAAGAGCGAGTACacttttcttttatttcagCTGGTCAAAATGGCAACAGACTGGATTGGTAGCCTTGTTTCAATCCACTGTGGACCAACACTAGGAGTGTATCAAGGAGAAGTGTCTTCAGTAGATCAGACCAGCCAAACCATTTCGCTCAGACATCCCTTTCACAATGGAGTCAAGTGCACTGTGCCTGAGGTCACCTTCAGGTAAACACTTTAACGTGCttttaacactttattttaatgttGTAGGCAAAAAGGTCATgattataacatttaaaaagtaaagcATTATTACGGAGAtcaaaatgttaatgtatttttataaaaaagagTTTATTCTGTTTGGTTCATAGTGCTATGGACATCAAAGATCTCAAAATCCTGGAGATTCCCAAGAACCTCAACGAAGTCCCAAAGCAGAATGGCCCAGATTCAAACTCCACATTGACTGCACATGGTGGACGAAAGGACAAGGGTGGAGGTGTCCCAGTCAACAGTGCTCCTGTGACAGTACCTAATAAAACTGAGCCTAAACCACAAGAAGGAGGAATCTCTCCATTGCCAAACTATTCTAAAAGTTATGGTGAACGTCACATGGACATGACTGCCCAAAGTAAAGGTTTTAGACGAAGACACAACTCCTGTGAGTTATCTGTATTAAGTTCCTGGTTTTGTTAAATTTTGGTTTTGTAGTGGTAGAGTAATACATATGTAGCATCAGTTTACAgtatgcaaaaaatattttcaaaatgcaaGCCGACGCTCTTGATCTGTTATTATTTAAGTCAATTGTATTCAAGCTTTTATCTATAAGTGTATGTGTTAAATTATGATTTGTGTTGCCTATTCTATTTATTTAAATAGGGCAATATATGAACATTGAGTCTCATTCACTAGCATGCGTACGCACGAATTTGTGCGTGAGATGTGCGTACGGACGGTTTCACAAACAAACCGtgattaaaaaaacttttatatctcaatttcttctaaatgtacgaaaaatttaaaggaatagtctacccttttgtcatataaaactatgttattacctcaacttagacgaattaatacatatctatcttttttcaattcgcgtcgtgaatgtgttggcatttagcatagccccattcattcctatggtaccaaacagggaagccaccaaacacttccgtgttttccctatttaaagactgttacatgaggagttataccagtaagtatggagccacaaaataaaactttttttggtacaaaaggaatgaatggggctaggctaaatgctaatacattcacaacgcgctgtacagtgcacgcattgaaaaaagataggtatgtattaattcatctaggttgaggtaataacatagtttaatatggcaaaagggtagactattcctttaaaataacaacaaatatctataataaaatattatgcTATAATTAGAATGTATATAATAATGTTgatgtaaaacatttacattacttaatattataatattttttatattatatataattatttacaaTATCTAGTCTTATTATATAGAGgatattatacattattatagtctacttatttttttctacacacaaaaaaagattgGTGTAATGACAAATTTTCACGCTTCCTTCCTCACTCTATATGAAAGCGTCTGCTTGTAAAAGTAATTCTTAACGTCAATTACTTTATATCTTGTtcgttttattttagatacagatgCACATCCCTGTCAGAttaattaaatgtcatattaataaatgtctttatCACATCCAATACTTTAATGTTACTCTGGTGGACACAAAGCACTGGCTTCCTCCAGCGATAGCAAAACTTCCTAAATCAAAAATGCAAAGCTTAACTAAATATTACTGGTAATAAATATGATCATGGATTTCTTTTCTAGATCTTTTTCTTCGGTGACAAACTGTTCTAAAAATTTCCTTGGACCAGCGCTGCACTGCGGAAAACTCTTATATGGAGCTAGATTGGTCGTGTTTTATGAAAACGTAAGAACAAGTATAAGAACAAAAAATTCATGTGCGTATGCACCCGTTGAGAATTAggcggaaagttttttttataattatttttttgggctattttttgcctttattgataGACAGTAGTTGTAGGAGACGACAGGAAAGtagagggtggagagaggggtatggggtcggcaaaggacctcgagccgggattcgaactcgcGTCACTGGAAGTGCgtttgcaccatatgtcggagtGCTGCCCACTACGCCATCGGCTCCGATAGACGGAAAGTTTTTGTAAGAATTTCAAGTGTgcgtataaataaaaataaaaaaaacttacacaTGAGACCCAATGTTCTCCTATAGCTTTTTATGTACCAAACAAATCCCACCCCCTCTGTAGTTTCAATTAAGTATTTTAGTTTATCATTTCTTTCTTGTTAATCCTATAATAATTCTATATTGAATATTTCTAGGGTCATCTAGTAGAGCTCCAAATCTGGCCACACCCAAAAAGAACGGGCTGAAGAACGGAGGTCATATGAAAAATAAAGACGATGAATGTTTTGGAGACGCTATAGATGATGTTCCCGATGAGGACTTTGACTTTGAGGGAAACCTCGCTCTGTTTGACAAAGCTGCAGTGTTCTCTCAAATCGAATCTTCAGAGTCGAGGCGAGGCAATGGGGCGAGATCCCGAGGGACGCCTGGGGAGCAGACGCCATCACGGTATCGTCACGACGAGAACATTTTGGAAGCCAAGCCCGTCGTTTATAGACAGATCACAGTACCACAGCCTGGCACAAAAGAGTACAGCACTGGTAAGAATCCTGTGCTCACAATTtcttgaaaatgaaaataacgtTTATTCAAATGCTTATTTCTATTCGTACACTGTTTCCTTGTTTCCCACAGATTCAGGGCTGGTGGTGCCAAGCATCTCTTTTGAGTTGCACAAGCGGTTGTTAGCCACAGCCGAAAGCCACGGTCTATCTCTGGAACGTAGGCTGGAGATGACCGGCGTATGTGCAAGTCAGATGGCCCTCACGTTACTTGGAGGCCCAAACAGGTTTGTGTAAAACATACCCTCTCATAATCAAATGTGTCCTCAGTGAATTTAGGATATGgttatcattaatatttttgtaTGATCTATTTTCTTTTAGACTTACCCCAAAGAACGTGCACCAGCGACCCACTGTGGCCCTGCTTTGTGGACCACATGTCCAGGGAGCTCAGGGCATCAGCTGCGGACGCCACTTGGCCAATCACGAAGTAGAGGTCATCCTTTTTCTGCCAAACTTTGTCAAGATGTTGGAGGCCATTACCAGTGAGCTGACCCTCTTTGGAAAGACAGGGGGAAAAGTGGTTTCGAATGTGAAAGGTGTGTCACTTTCTGTAATGTATGTTGTCACAAAGTATGAGACATTTTCTTTGAAATTTTATAACAGGTGGTCACAGGAAATGCATGTAATGGATAAAGTCAGCAATCTATTTGTGGTCTGATTACCTTTTACCGCGTAAAGAGGGCCCAGTTGCCTTTTTAAGCAAAGATCTGTTTCCATCTACTCTCTTCATTTGGGACATGAAAGACCTTCAGCTGGGTTTCTATTTGTCACAAAAAGCCCCTCACAGACACCCACCCCAATGCTTAGCTTAGATGTGCTTGATATAGTTTGCCTTGGAAACTTCCACTCTGAATACTCTGAATAGTTTGCACCTACCCATCTTTTTACATAACACACCGGAAAACTTCTGAAAGTTAGCAGATGTGTATGTCACCTACTGTTGATGGTCTTGTCATccgtttattaaaaaatatattttttcttccCCACCCTCAGACTTACCCGAAACACCGGTCGACCTGGTCATAAACTGCCTGGACTCTCACGAAAACGGGTTCTTGAGAGAGCAACCCTGGTACAAGGCCGCCGCCGACTGGGCCAACCAGAACCGAGCCCCTGTGCTCAGCATCGACCCTCCAGTAAGCGGACAGGCACATGCCGTGGAAGCTAAGTGGTCGCTTTCGCTCGGTCTCCCCCTGCCGTTGTCAGAAGGCGCTGGCCGGGTCTACCTATGTGACATTGGCATTCCCCGGCAGGTGTTTCAGGAAGTGGGAATCAAATACCACTCCCCCTTCGGCTGTAAGTTTGTCATCCCCCTGCACTCTGAATGAACCTTTGACCTTTTCGTAATCAAATTGATGGTCAACCAATCAAAACTTGCCTTATAGATTTGCGAATGAATGGGAGACTGAACATTTTGAGCTATTGCGTTTGAGACGCCATCAAAGGGAAGTAATGGGATGAATAGCTCTTGCAACATCTTTGTTACATTAAAAATAGAAGAAATCACCCGTTTAGGTGCTGTCTTTGCATTTATTTGTCTTACGGTAATCCTTCAGATGGCCGTTTTAATTTGTAAGACTTTGATTTGAATGGGTTTTCATAATCCATTATTGTGCAGCAGTAGTCAAAAACTGCTCACTTGGGTCACGCTTACTGGGACTTCAGTCAGTTTCTCATTACTACTTTGTTTACTTTTAGCATTTCAAGTTGAAGATTTAGTTTTTATGTTATATTCGGATGTATTCTGACTTTAATTTTTTCCTAGAGAAATGTCAGAATTTGCATTAGATGGGATTTCCTCCCTCTTTTCCTGCAAGAGTGATCAAAGTCAGTGTTGAAGCACTGACATTAAGGCAGTTTATAGCTTGTAGGTGTTAACAAAGCATTTGCTTTGACCATTGACCAAACCCAGTGTGCTGTAAATAACTCAAATATTGACTGGGTTCTTATCAGTGATATAAGATTGCACACTTGAATTGTATGAAAGGGAAGCGTATTATAAAAGCAGTCTGTGACATTACATGGTATTGGACCAATACTGACCAATTTTAAGCAGTCATTGACCGATACCTTTAAAGACTACCAATAATATTGTGCATTTGTACTCGGCACAGATTTTCTACTGGCAATAGCTTGTTAAATTTGCTGTGCTTTACCTCATTTTCATTTGTTCTCAATGAGACCCGGATTACCATCCTATTCTTGTTTTTTCTTCTCGATGCTCATATAATAAGCAGTTTATCGAAATCCGTTTTTTAGAGGATTTCGTATGTTGGAGTTGTCTTGTTTGGTTACATCAAACAaggattttttattattaatactcCACCTATTGCTACAAATCTGCTTGGTGAAatggatttattattttaatttaggTGCGCACAAGCCCATTACGAAGTCGCTGTTGCATCTAAAGAAATTGAAAGTTGTTATATGCTGCACAATTCAGTATGTTTGGGTAATGAATGATGCGTTATTGTTTATCAAAAGACAAAAAAgtacaaatgtttgtttaaaccaGCATATTGCCACATGCCTTCGAAGATATACGAGAGGCACTTACGATTCTAAAATATACTCTTATTTTGGATATAAAACAAGATGCATTTGGGATAATAATGAACTTTTAGTCTATTTACAAATATGTCTTGATGTTTCTCTGTATAACTTGTTGACAGCTGCATTTAGTGTCTTTACCCGACAGCAAAACAAATCAGGTATTTTCATCAGACTATAAAGCTTTTTACTAgaatctgtttttatttttgctttgcttttttGCAACGTCTGTCAAATTTAACTTGATATTTCCAATTCCTCCTCCTGTATAAAATTGAAGGcgttttctttgtctttattttctttttatattgacctgtacttttacttttatgtCATCTCATCTTTCTTAATTTCATGTTTTCAAGAAGGCTTGCACTCCAATGTTCATAAGCCATGGTCATCGTTTTGTTGTTTTACCTACGTGTGTTAACCCCAAAAGTGACTGTCCTAGTCAAATTTTGTTCTTATAATCAAAAACCTGACACATCAGCTGGTCACAGTTGCGGGAAATTTTGAAATGTgaaattttgctttttttgtCATGTTAAAGTGACTGTGTGGTGCTGTCTCCAATGGCAGCTAGAGAGCCATTTGGCTACTTGAATTTAGCTTTGGAGCTTAAAAAGAAGATTGAATGAATCAAGGTGATTATTAACAGcattaatatgtttatttactgtataacaAGTTAATGATGCTAATGAGATTGCACTGTCCATGTTTTTGAGAACACTGCATTGTAAAGGTCCATGATCTGTCATCTTAATAGATGTATGTTTAATATACTGCAGTTACTGGGCAAATACAGCACTGAAAAGAGTATAAAATGGTGCCAAAATCCTAAGATTTTAGCCATGCCATGATAATAGGAAGTTTAAAAATATTACTGCTGTATAAGATTTTGAAACAATGTTTAGttgcatttaattaaaaaaaaaaaaatgctttaatttttctttaataGCTGTAAAAGCCCCCTAAAGATACACAGGCATCTGTTAAAATGCATCAAGGTCATACCTCTAGTCAATCTACAGAGGAATTTTGTTTCTGAAGTTACTAACCAAGCTATTAGATGTTAAGTTTTTCAAACATTATCTAATGCAGCTCATTTATGATGCATTTGAATACATGTTAAAGTTCAGTTTTGAAGGTTTCAAGCTACTTTCCAGTTTCTTTCAGTTTGTTTccgtttttgcatttttttcttcACAAAAGCATGAGGTAAAGGTTGCGCAATGTTATCAGTTAACTTTGCACCTGTTATAAAAGGCGAGAAATGATTCAGTAAACGACTACTGTTTGACTTGTTTTGAACAATGAAGTTTGAACATTAATTGTGAATTGTTGACATATCTGTTCAGTATAGTTATGACATCACTGGCAACCTTACATGCTAAAAGTGTCAACCGTGAAGCGTAGGGACTGAATAAAGAGAATGGAAATGACAGTTGAGTGTCGTGTTTTCATCATTTTAACTTGACCTTACATCTAAACATGTTATGTTGTTGTTACAGACTAACCTGTTTTTTGTTGTGGGTGGTGAAAATGTGGTAATTCATTGTTAGAGCACAAGTTGTCGCTGTTGTCTCGTCAGCTTTACCGCGGTGGCAGATTTACGAA
The DNA window shown above is from Paramisgurnus dabryanus chromosome 23, PD_genome_1.1, whole genome shotgun sequence and carries:
- the edc3 gene encoding enhancer of mRNA-decapping protein 3, whose amino-acid sequence is MATDWIGSLVSIHCGPTLGVYQGEVSSVDQTSQTISLRHPFHNGVKCTVPEVTFSAMDIKDLKILEIPKNLNEVPKQNGPDSNSTLTAHGGRKDKGGGVPVNSAPVTVPNKTEPKPQEGGISPLPNYSKSYGERHMDMTAQSKGFRRRHNSWSSSRAPNLATPKKNGLKNGGHMKNKDDECFGDAIDDVPDEDFDFEGNLALFDKAAVFSQIESSESRRGNGARSRGTPGEQTPSRYRHDENILEAKPVVYRQITVPQPGTKEYSTDSGLVVPSISFELHKRLLATAESHGLSLERRLEMTGVCASQMALTLLGGPNRLTPKNVHQRPTVALLCGPHVQGAQGISCGRHLANHEVEVILFLPNFVKMLEAITSELTLFGKTGGKVVSNVKDLPETPVDLVINCLDSHENGFLREQPWYKAAADWANQNRAPVLSIDPPVSGQAHAVEAKWSLSLGLPLPLSEGAGRVYLCDIGIPRQVFQEVGIKYHSPFGCKFVIPLHSE